The following are from one region of the Lepeophtheirus salmonis chromosome 8, UVic_Lsal_1.4, whole genome shotgun sequence genome:
- the IFT43 gene encoding intraflagellar transport protein 43 homolog A has product MGELDMDLSLSPIRKVNAKQGRRADKLTSAFDEVHSNKNAFQSIKPKDLFATDQSAIVEAAGRRRNGHGVWEQESTSRAKSSHTGRPKTSKNKNGNYYDDDDVIPIIPDLEEVQEEDLVARVAEAPTVNVNRVADYNELDSDLLKHAAFATLDEIDLRALTRSMAPESALKESDEEWTWDTLFANIGGELQEECVSEDVEEEEGKTLLERPFTAFNKFPV; this is encoded by the coding sequence atGGGAGAGCTGGATATGGACTTGAGCTTATCCCCTATTCGAAAAGTTAATGCTAAGCAAGGTAGACGAGCTGATAAATTGACCTCCGCATTTGATGAGGTCCATTCTAACAAGAATGCATTCCAATCCATCAAGCCTAAAGATTTATTCGCAACGGATCAGTCTGCAATTGTTGAAGCAGCCGGAAGGAGGAGAAACGGTCATGGTGTATGGGAGCAGGAGAGCACATCAAGAGCTAAGTCATCACATACTGGCAGAcctaaaacttcaaaaaataaaaatggcaacTATTATGATGACGACGATGTGATACCCATCATCCCAGATTTAGAAGAAGTGCAGGAGGAAGACTTGGTCGCAAGAGTTGCTGAAGCTCCTACAGTTAATGTGAATCGTGTAGCGGACTACAATGAATTGGATTCAGATCTTTTAAAACATGCAGCCTTTGCCACATTGGACGAGATAGATTTGAGAGCCTTAACAAGATCCATGGCTCCAGAGTCAGCATTAAAAGAATCTGACGAAGAATGGACTTGGGATACACTTTTCGCAAATATTGGAGGTGAGCTTCAAGAGGAATGTGTATCTGAGGATGTTGAGGAAGAGGAAGGGAAGACATTACTTGAGCGACCATTCACGGCATTTAATAAATTCCCAGtttaa
- the LOC121123269 gene encoding uncharacterized protein isoform X2 codes for MEEEEGTSEESRKKNRRKRKTPLKVETTPSTSSSWKGEMEEDAFVETRLSNSLPRNHCPVCGDRANGLHYGIYTCEGCKNFFKRSIVGIQEKPYFCKFSNDCDISVFDPDGIKRNRLRCQACRYQACLDAGMFHSGSLQSRVGRPRKSSRVEPEYLLEDYEDSPTPAVDTTEFECRDLQYEVDLLRSKNRELTQSLKEKETQLSISEKQISNLKTQIQRLNDKRLNDNVAPSSSSPPTSNGRSGSLFKDDIKEEVEEEDMATIEAVSNNLEAQPATTIKKWKINSYNILDNN; via the exons ATGGAGGAGGAAGAGGGGACCTCTGAGGAGAGCAGGAAGAAGAATCGGCGTAAGAGAAAGACTCCTCTCAAGGTGGAAACGACGCCTTCCACAAGTTCAAGCTGGAAAGGGGAAATGGAGGAGGATGCCTTTGTGGAGACGAGACTCAGCAATTCCCTCCCTCGCAATCACTGCCCCGTCTGTGGAGATCGAGCCAATGGACTTCATTACGGAATCTACACTTGCGAAGG GTGCAAGAATTTCTTCAAGCGCTCCATTGTGGGCATCCAGGAGAAGCCTTACTTTTGCAAATTCAGTAATGATTGTGACATCAGCGTCTTCGATCCCGATGGCATCAAACGCAATCGGTTACGATGCCAAGCCTGTCGGTATCAGGCATGCCTGGATGCAGGTATGTTTCATAGTGGTTCTCTTCAGTCTCGTGTAGGAAGGCCTAGGAAATCCTCGAGAGTTGAGCCTGAATACTTATTGGAGGACTATGAAGACTCTCCTACCCCTGCTGTGGACACGACTGAATTTGAATGCAGAGATCTTCAATATGAGGTGGACTTGCTTCGAAGTAAAAACAGAGAGTTGACGCAGTCtctcaaagaaaaagaaacgcAATTGTCCATTTCGGAAAAACAGATCTCCaatttaaaaacacaaattcAACGATTGAATGATAAAAGACTGAACGATAATGTTGCCCCATCATCATCTTCTCCTCCTACTTCCAATGGTCGCTCTGGCAGCTTGTTTAAGGATG ATATCAAAGAAGAAGTAGAAGAAGAAGACATGGCCACCATAGAGGCCGTAAGCAACAATTTGGAAGCACAACCCGCGACAACTATtaagaaatggaaaataaatagcTACAACATTCTGGATAACAATTAa
- the LOC121123269 gene encoding uncharacterized protein isoform X1 has protein sequence MEEEEGTSEESRKKNRRKRKTPLKVETTPSTSSSWKGEMEEDAFVETRLSNSLPRNHCPVCGDRANGLHYGIYTCEGCKNFFKRSIVGIQEKPYFCKFSNDCDISVFDPDGIKRNRLRCQACRYQACLDAGMFHSGSLQSRVGRPRKSSRVEPEYLLEDYEDSPTPAVDTTEFECRDLQYEVDLLRSKNRELTQSLKEKETQLSISEKQISNLKTQIQRLNDKRLNDNVAPSSSSPPTSNGRSGSLFKDGNVTITPIMPGKSSLKLSNLDIKEEVEEEDMATIEAVSNNLEAQPATTIKKWKINSYNILDNN, from the exons ATGGAGGAGGAAGAGGGGACCTCTGAGGAGAGCAGGAAGAAGAATCGGCGTAAGAGAAAGACTCCTCTCAAGGTGGAAACGACGCCTTCCACAAGTTCAAGCTGGAAAGGGGAAATGGAGGAGGATGCCTTTGTGGAGACGAGACTCAGCAATTCCCTCCCTCGCAATCACTGCCCCGTCTGTGGAGATCGAGCCAATGGACTTCATTACGGAATCTACACTTGCGAAGG GTGCAAGAATTTCTTCAAGCGCTCCATTGTGGGCATCCAGGAGAAGCCTTACTTTTGCAAATTCAGTAATGATTGTGACATCAGCGTCTTCGATCCCGATGGCATCAAACGCAATCGGTTACGATGCCAAGCCTGTCGGTATCAGGCATGCCTGGATGCAGGTATGTTTCATAGTGGTTCTCTTCAGTCTCGTGTAGGAAGGCCTAGGAAATCCTCGAGAGTTGAGCCTGAATACTTATTGGAGGACTATGAAGACTCTCCTACCCCTGCTGTGGACACGACTGAATTTGAATGCAGAGATCTTCAATATGAGGTGGACTTGCTTCGAAGTAAAAACAGAGAGTTGACGCAGTCtctcaaagaaaaagaaacgcAATTGTCCATTTCGGAAAAACAGATCTCCaatttaaaaacacaaattcAACGATTGAATGATAAAAGACTGAACGATAATGTTGCCCCATCATCATCTTCTCCTCCTACTTCCAATGGTCGCTCTGGCAGCTTGTTTAAGGATGGTAACGTTACTATTACTCCTATTATGCCTGGAAAATCCTCCTTGAAATTATCCAATTTAGATATCAAAGAAGAAGTAGAAGAAGAAGACATGGCCACCATAGAGGCCGTAAGCAACAATTTGGAAGCACAACCCGCGACAACTATtaagaaatggaaaataaatagcTACAACATTCTGGATAACAATTAa
- the LOC121123272 gene encoding ADP-ribosylation factor-like protein 16 yields the protein MDVPIPPTILCLGTTGSGKSTLLRNLQLKDDPSQARETVPTMGTNLSIISRKKSTNPNDALTKDDIVVVREIGGTMVQLWPSFIEPINTRGILYVIDASEPESLGKATIHLLEFLNHPNLNENVEVLIVFSKTDIKCSRSLSEFKVSRESR from the exons ATGGATGTACCAATCCCTCCTACAATATTATGCCTTGGAACTACAGGATCAGGAAAATCTACTTTATTAAGGAATCTTCAACTCAAGGATGACCCCTCACAGGCACGGGAAACAGTTCCTACAATGGGCACAAATTTGTCGATTATCAGTcgtaaaaaaagtacaaatccaAATGATGCATTGACAAAGGATGACATTGTAGTGGTACGGGAGATTGGTGGAACAATGGTGCAGCTGTGGCCCTCATTCATTGAGCCCATTAATACGAGAGGGATCCTTTATGTCATTGATGCATCAGAGCCAGAGTCTCTAGGAAAAGCTACAATACATCTTTTAGAGTTTCtcaatcatccaaatttgaatgagaatGTGGAggtattaattgttttttccaaGACAGACATCAAATGCTCAAGATCCCTCTCAGAGTTTAA AGTCTCAAGAGAATCAAGATAA
- the Sbds gene encoding ribosome maturation protein SBDS, with protein sequence MSRINTPTNQKLLTNVAVVRIKKAGKRFEIACYKNKVLSWRQGIEKDIDEVLQSHTLFANVSKGQTAKKEDIAKAFDGVTDQTEICKIILQKGDLQVSDKERVAQQGALFKDLATTLSNKCVNPDTKRPYSISMIEKAMKECHIAIKPNKSAKQQVRDTVLKLQASISIEIARMQVKLIFPVSCTKPMKKELSGISFEKEDTTDEGECVIIAFIDPGDYRNIEESIRSVTKGKGSMELLTLKEVIEEEETL encoded by the coding sequence ATGTCACGAATAAACACGCCTACAAATCAGAAGTTATTAACGAATGTCGCTGTCGTCCGGATCAAGAAGGCTGGAAAACGCTTTGAAATCGCTTGCTACAAGAATAAAGTTCTGTCTTGGCGCCAAGGGATTGAAAAAGATATAGATGAAGTTTTACAGTCCCATACGCTTTTTGCAAATGTTTCCAAAGGCCAGACTGCCAAGAAAGAGGATATCGCTAAGGCTTTCGATGGTGTAACAGATCAAACGgagatttgtaaaattatattacagaAGGGGGATCTTCAAGTATCAGATAAGGAAAGAGTTGCTCAACAAGGTGCTCTCTTTAAGGATTTAGCCACTACTTTGTCAAACAAATGTGTCAATCCAGATACGAAAAGACCTTACTCCATCTCCATGATTGAAAAAGCAATGAAAGAGTGTCACATAGCAATTAAGCCCAATAAATCAGCCAAACAACAAGTTAGAGATACTGTTCTCAAATTACAGGCCTCCATTTCCATTGAGATTGCTCGAATGCAAGTTAAACTCATTTTCCCAGTCTCTTGCACAAAGCCTATGAAAAAAGAACTCTCGGGAATCtcttttgaaaaagaagatACCACAGATGAAGGAGAATGTGTTATCATTGCCTTTATTGACCCAGGAGATTACAGAAACATTGAAGAATCCATCAGATCCGTAACCAAAGGAAAGGGAAGCATGGAGCTATTAACTTTAAAAGAAGtcattgaagaagaagaaactttataa
- the LOC121123267 gene encoding actin, macronuclear isoform X1 → MLSSVLVSSFSDYLLDMMEEVGSQGSFTGLFDLPIELHVKILMMIDPLDVLSYSCACQISKQMGENHRVWKHQWTKLSSKTPFTFPIPINKDDPSINYKDVCGRLWRILVYKGLSGPLIAGRCSYCKEFTCLPSCMEDRNDKIALDIGGKMTWLITADFSLKRHLSMVAVPKVLRCFDCDTTLDRQECRKLHFNDSLKMTSHTALEYCSQSLSDMLLQPRMSRPFCLFCEDDKVNRLLFEREMVSSSKHKMRGFLPSYYEEEFRNVSAISPLTNGYCKDTASILGAENIDLLSPLLALENDAAFPVVRTYLSHIFHQFQLISDLQRPNCSFILTEPAGLLSGVKEHLLKFLFEEIKISRLCLLPKALALSQLFEAETCIVIDSGATSTSVWVVFDGMVCEKRTQIMSIGGWHVSQFLKQALTWKDNKDADGATISSLDTSTVKQKCRLSLNLSRENELKNGKFETLHIKSQRDHHKRLEMTEVTLSSELYLAPEMMYASLNLPQMVSEAARDLPSNYVKDCFSNILISGGNAGLEGFVQRLSSDLREILPEHAPIINVRLFPSGNHSWNTVMGANGVRIPQDYDNTNQSLHQPGTPLWISREEYILFGSHQLTSGCVQERC, encoded by the exons ATGTTAAGTTCCGTTTTAGTGAGTAGTTTTAGTGACTATTTATTAGATATGATGGAAGAGGTAGGATCGCAAGGATCCTTCACGGGCCTTTTCGATCTTCCAATTGAGCTTCATGTCAAGATCTTAATGATGATCGACCCTTTAGATGTTCTCTCGTATTCTTGTGCTTGTCAAATTTCCAAACAGATGGGAGAGAATCATCGGGTGTGGAAGCATCAATGGACGAAACTCTCCTCAAAAACTCCCTTTACGTTTCCCATCCCCATCAATAAGGATGACCCTTCCATTAATTACAAAGACGTTTGTGGAAGGCTCTGGCGTATCTTGGTGTATAAAGGTCTCTCTGGACCCCTAATAGCTGGAAGGTGCTCCTACTGTAAGGAATTTACGTGTCTGCCCTCGTGTATGGAAGATAGGAACGATAAGATAGCCTTGGACATCGGAGGAAAGATGACTTGGCTCATCACTGCGGACTTTTCTCTCAAAAGACACCTCTCCATGGTTGCTGTACCCAAAGTGCTGCGTTGCTTTGATTGCGATACTACTTTGGATCGACAAGAATGTCGAAAATTGCATTTCAACGATTCCTTAA aaatgactTCTCACACTGCCCTTGAATATTGTTCACAGTCCTTGTCTGATATGTTGCTCCAACCTCGCATGAGTCGTCCGTTTTGTCTCTTTTGTGAAGATGACAAAGTAAATCGCTTACTATTTGAAAGAGAAATGGTTTCCAGTAGTAAGCACAAAATGAGAGGATTTCTTCCGTCTTATTATGAAGAGGAATTCCGTAATGTATCTGCAATATCTCCTCTTACCAATGGTTATTGTAAAGATACCGCTTCTATTCTTGGAGCTGAGAACATTGATTTATTGTCTCCTCTTCTTGCCTTGGAAAATGATGCTGCCTTCCCTGTTGTTCGTACATATTTGTCTcatatatttcatcaatttcaattaattagtgACCTACAAAGACCCAattgttctttcattcttaCTGAACCAGCTGGACTGCTTTCTGGTGTAAAAGAACATTTATtaaagtttctttttgaagaaatcaaAATCTCAAG GTTATGCTTACTACCCAAAGCTTTAGCCTTGTCTCAATTATTTGAGGCTGAAACATGCATCGTTATTGATAGTGGAGCAACAAGTACCTCAGTCTGGGTAGTTTTTGATGGAATGGTCTGTgaaaaaagaactcaaattaTGTCTATAGGCGGATGGCATGTTTCACAATTTCTTAAACAAGCGTTAACATGGAAGGATAACAAGGATGCAGATGGA GCTACTATATCAAGCTTAGATACATCTACAGTCAAGCAAAAATGTCGTCTTTCCCTTAACTTATCTAGAGAAAATGaacttaaaaatggaaaattcgAAACACTTCATATTAAATCTCAAAGGGATCATCATAAGCGATTAGAAATGACGGAAGTAACCCTGTCTTCTGAGTTATATTTAGCCCCTGAAATGATGTACGCCTCTTTGAATTTACCGCAGATGGTTAGTGAAGCTGCAAGGGATTTACCCAGTAACTATGTCAAAGACTGTTTTTCGAATATACTCATATCAG GTGGTAATGCTGGACTTGAAGGTTTTGTGCAGAGATTATCCAGTGATTTAAGAGAAATCCTCCCTGAACACGCGCCAATTATCAATGTTCGATTATTTCCCTCTGGAAATCATTCATGGAATACTGTCATGGGTGCCAATGGTGTCAGAATTCCACAAGATTATG ATAATACTAATCAATCATTACATCAGCCTGGAACTCCTTTGTGGATATCTAGAGAggaatatatactttttggatCTCATCAACTTACTAGCGGCTGTGTTCAAGAGAGATGCTAA
- the LOC121123267 gene encoding actin, macronuclear isoform X2 has translation MLSSVLVSSFSDYLLDMMEEVGSQGSFTGLFDLPIELHVKILMMIDPLDVLSYSCACQISKQMGENHRVWKHQWTKLSSKTPFTFPIPINKDDPSINYKDVCGRLWRILVYKGLSGPLIAGRCSYCKEFTCLPSCMEDRNDKIALDIGGKMTWLITADFSLKRHLSMVAVPKVLRCFDCDTTLDRQECRKLHFNDSLSKMTSHTALEYCSQSLSDMLLQPRMSRPFCLFCEDDKVNRLLFEREMVSSSKHKMRGFLPSYYEEEFRNVSAISPLTNGYCKDTASILGAENIDLLSPLLALENDAAFPVVRTYLSHIFHQFQLISDLQRPNCSFILTEPAGLLSGVKEHLLKFLFEEIKISRLCLLPKALALSQLFEAETCIVIDSGATSTSVWVVFDGMVCEKRTQIMSIGGWHVSQFLKQALTWKDNKDADGATISSLDTSTVKQKCRLSLNLSRENELKNGKFETLHIKSQRDHHKRLEMTEVTLSSELYLAPEMMYASLNLPQMVSEAARDLPSNYVKDCFSNILISGGNAGLEGFVQRLSSDLREILPEHAPIINVRLFPSGNHSWNTVMGANGVRIPQDYDNTNQSLHQPGTPLWISREEYILFGSHQLTSGCVQERC, from the exons ATGTTAAGTTCCGTTTTAGTGAGTAGTTTTAGTGACTATTTATTAGATATGATGGAAGAGGTAGGATCGCAAGGATCCTTCACGGGCCTTTTCGATCTTCCAATTGAGCTTCATGTCAAGATCTTAATGATGATCGACCCTTTAGATGTTCTCTCGTATTCTTGTGCTTGTCAAATTTCCAAACAGATGGGAGAGAATCATCGGGTGTGGAAGCATCAATGGACGAAACTCTCCTCAAAAACTCCCTTTACGTTTCCCATCCCCATCAATAAGGATGACCCTTCCATTAATTACAAAGACGTTTGTGGAAGGCTCTGGCGTATCTTGGTGTATAAAGGTCTCTCTGGACCCCTAATAGCTGGAAGGTGCTCCTACTGTAAGGAATTTACGTGTCTGCCCTCGTGTATGGAAGATAGGAACGATAAGATAGCCTTGGACATCGGAGGAAAGATGACTTGGCTCATCACTGCGGACTTTTCTCTCAAAAGACACCTCTCCATGGTTGCTGTACCCAAAGTGCTGCGTTGCTTTGATTGCGATACTACTTTGGATCGACAAGAATGTCGAAAATTGCATTTCAACGATTCCTTAAGTA aaatgactTCTCACACTGCCCTTGAATATTGTTCACAGTCCTTGTCTGATATGTTGCTCCAACCTCGCATGAGTCGTCCGTTTTGTCTCTTTTGTGAAGATGACAAAGTAAATCGCTTACTATTTGAAAGAGAAATGGTTTCCAGTAGTAAGCACAAAATGAGAGGATTTCTTCCGTCTTATTATGAAGAGGAATTCCGTAATGTATCTGCAATATCTCCTCTTACCAATGGTTATTGTAAAGATACCGCTTCTATTCTTGGAGCTGAGAACATTGATTTATTGTCTCCTCTTCTTGCCTTGGAAAATGATGCTGCCTTCCCTGTTGTTCGTACATATTTGTCTcatatatttcatcaatttcaattaattagtgACCTACAAAGACCCAattgttctttcattcttaCTGAACCAGCTGGACTGCTTTCTGGTGTAAAAGAACATTTATtaaagtttctttttgaagaaatcaaAATCTCAAG GTTATGCTTACTACCCAAAGCTTTAGCCTTGTCTCAATTATTTGAGGCTGAAACATGCATCGTTATTGATAGTGGAGCAACAAGTACCTCAGTCTGGGTAGTTTTTGATGGAATGGTCTGTgaaaaaagaactcaaattaTGTCTATAGGCGGATGGCATGTTTCACAATTTCTTAAACAAGCGTTAACATGGAAGGATAACAAGGATGCAGATGGA GCTACTATATCAAGCTTAGATACATCTACAGTCAAGCAAAAATGTCGTCTTTCCCTTAACTTATCTAGAGAAAATGaacttaaaaatggaaaattcgAAACACTTCATATTAAATCTCAAAGGGATCATCATAAGCGATTAGAAATGACGGAAGTAACCCTGTCTTCTGAGTTATATTTAGCCCCTGAAATGATGTACGCCTCTTTGAATTTACCGCAGATGGTTAGTGAAGCTGCAAGGGATTTACCCAGTAACTATGTCAAAGACTGTTTTTCGAATATACTCATATCAG GTGGTAATGCTGGACTTGAAGGTTTTGTGCAGAGATTATCCAGTGATTTAAGAGAAATCCTCCCTGAACACGCGCCAATTATCAATGTTCGATTATTTCCCTCTGGAAATCATTCATGGAATACTGTCATGGGTGCCAATGGTGTCAGAATTCCACAAGATTATG ATAATACTAATCAATCATTACATCAGCCTGGAACTCCTTTGTGGATATCTAGAGAggaatatatactttttggatCTCATCAACTTACTAGCGGCTGTGTTCAAGAGAGATGCTAA
- the LOC121123268 gene encoding carboxylic ester hydrolase, with product MCRLNIFLLLILPIFTNVHINGSQEPNDRVYVKLNDKIRIAGKIERTLDNVREFEAFKGIRYAKAPLGTLRFQDPVPEEYGEGGVINAMSYGSSCPQISLLGKYIGDEDCLFLNIFVPKERKVPLPVMVFIHGGGFKQGESSEYGPDYFMNKNNVILVTINYRLGALGFLSLGDDSISGNMGIKDQFESLKWIKEHIKSFGGDENSITIFGSSAGGISVLTLMMAAHKVPGLFHKVISQSTPMIDAPFMHLTHNPSYYSLLFSNEMGCDSENSIDISKCLKEKDVYELINKQDMFEKFMNFPYPWKPVVDFEYASKPLFSMGFVDLIKHGLFTNVPLLMGGTSEEGAMFSPEFFKNDEEKFQELNENFDITGATLLMGIDEADVTDEDSATVNIINIEYLDSDNITYSSENILKLVKMLTDVHFLGPIDKQVQLFANSSHGPIFYYNYRYKGSHSTSIKGLDLGASHGDELFLLFKIQDISLSTEDKKMSDLLIDYWTSFAIHGSPNSKWTPVSNAVAPKYVILNNPSSTIVAKRESYFNERMAFISSTNDIIKSYRNFDLESHPAIKSVMEREVENEEESEEELSKDEL from the exons ATGTGtcgcttaaatatttttttgctactgATACTACCTATATTTACAAATGTTCACATCAATGGATCTCAAGAACCAAATGATAGAGTATACGTTAAACTCAATGATAAGATCAGAATAGCTGGAAAGATTGAAAGAACTTTAGATAATGTTCGTGAATTTGAAGCCTTTAAAGGAATACGATATGCCAAAGCACCCCTTGGCACATTAAGATTTCAAGACCCTGTTCCAGAGGAATATGGAGAAGGAGGTGTCATTAACGCTATGAGTTATGGATCAAGCTGTCCACAGATATCATTATTAGGGAAATATATTGGAGATGAGGATTGCTTGTTCTTGAATATCTTTGTTCCCAAAGAAAGGAAGGTTCCCTTACCTGTGATGGTTTTTATTCACGGTGGGGGTTTTAAACAAGGAGAATCAAGCGAATACGGACCTGattatttcatgaataaaaataacgttATTCTAGTCACAATTAATTACCGTCTAGGTGCTTTGGGATTTTTATCTTTAGGTGATGATTCAATTTCCGGAAATATGGGAATTAAAGATCAATTTGAATCACTTAAATGGATTAAAGAGCATATCAAGTCTTTTGGTGGAGATGAAAACTCAATTACCATTTTTGGTTCATCTGCTGGTGGAATATCGGTATTAACACTTATGATGGCTGCTCATAAAGTACCTGGTTTGTTTCATAAAGTGATTTCTCAGTCCACTCCAATGATTGATGCTCCTTTTATGCATTTAACACACAATCCTAGTTATTATTCGTTACTATTCAGCAATGAGATGGGATGTGACTCCGAAAATTCGATAGATATATCAAAATGTTTAAAGGAAAAGGATGTTTACGAGCTAATCAATAAACAGgatatgtttgaaaagtttatgAATTTTCCTTATCCCTGGAAACCAGTTGTAGATTTTGAGTATGCCTCAAAGCCTTTATTTAGCATGGGATTTGTGGATTTAATAAAACATGGGTTATTTACTAATGTACCTCTGTTAATGGGCGGCACTTCGGAAGAAGGAGCTATGTTTAGTCCagagtttttcaaaaatgacgAAGAAAAGTTTCAAGAacttaatgaaaattttgatattacCGGAGCAACACTCCTGATGGGAATCGATGAGGCAGATGTAACAGATGAGGATTCAGCTACGgtcaatataatcaatattgaatatttagatagcgataatattacttattctAGTGAAAACATTTTAAAGCTTGTAAAAATGCTAACAGATGTTCACTTCCTCGGACCCATCGATAAGCAAGTACAATTATTTGCTAACTCTTCTCATggtccaatattttattataactacag GTACAAGGGCTCACACTCTACATCGATCAAAGGACTGGATCTTGGTGCTTCACATGGAGATGAACTATTCttgctttttaaaatacaagatATTTCATTATCAACTGAAGACAAAAAGATGTCCGATTTACTCATTGATTATTGGACTAGTTTTGCTATTCATGGAAGTCCAAATAGTAAATGGACTCCAGTGTCAAATGCGGTTGCTCCAAAATacgtaattttaaataatccttCTTCTACAATAGTTGCAAAGAGAGAATCTTATTTCAATGAGCGAATGGCTTTTATTTCATCTACAAATGATATAATCAAATCATATAGAAATTTTGATTTAGAATCTCACCCTGCAATAAAGTCTGTCATGGAGAGAGAGGTCGAGAATGAAGAGGAATCAGAAGAGGAACTAAGTAAAGATGAGCTGTAg